Proteins found in one Methanobrevibacter sp. genomic segment:
- a CDS encoding radical SAM protein — MAENFNLQEYLANGAENIIKNAISATFKNPKETLFLAKFIKYSRKASKIRKQYEKKGINIPAFLIASITSRCNLHCTGCYSRANDNCSDDIAIEQLSDSDWEDIFTQSRDLGINFIVLAGGEPLIREDVILKACNFPEILFPVFTNGTMLDDSYFKLIDKHRNIIPILSIEGDRQLTDFRRGDGVYDQLMSSMNYMNDNDLIFGASITITKDNLDYALSKDYINGLYELGCKVLFFIEFVPVDADTIDLTITDSQRDYLLSEINNLRDRYDDMLFMSFPGDEKESGGCLAAGRGFFHINSHGGAEPCPASPYSDINVKDTSVLDALQSNLFKSLRSNGLLMDHHEGGCVLFEHEKEVKKLLKK, encoded by the coding sequence GTGGCGGAAAATTTTAATCTGCAGGAATATTTGGCAAATGGTGCTGAAAATATTATTAAAAATGCAATTTCTGCTACATTTAAAAATCCAAAAGAAACCTTGTTTTTAGCTAAATTCATAAAATATAGTCGCAAAGCATCGAAAATTAGAAAACAATACGAAAAAAAGGGCATTAACATACCTGCTTTTTTAATTGCAAGCATTACAAGCAGATGTAATCTTCACTGTACAGGGTGTTATTCCCGTGCCAATGACAACTGCAGTGACGATATTGCAATTGAACAGCTTTCAGATAGTGACTGGGAAGATATTTTCACACAGTCAAGAGATCTGGGAATTAATTTCATTGTTCTTGCAGGTGGTGAACCTTTAATTCGTGAAGATGTGATTTTAAAAGCATGCAATTTTCCTGAAATACTGTTTCCTGTTTTTACCAATGGCACCATGCTTGATGATTCATACTTTAAATTGATAGATAAGCATAGAAATATTATTCCGATTTTGTCCATTGAGGGTGACAGGCAACTGACTGATTTTAGAAGAGGTGACGGGGTCTATGACCAATTGATGAGTTCCATGAATTATATGAATGATAATGATTTGATTTTTGGCGCATCAATAACCATCACTAAAGACAATCTTGATTATGCACTCAGTAAAGATTATATCAATGGATTATATGAATTGGGATGTAAGGTATTGTTCTTTATCGAGTTTGTTCCTGTCGATGCTGACACGATTGATTTAACAATAACAGATTCTCAAAGAGATTATCTGTTATCTGAAATAAATAATCTGAGAGACAGATATGATGACATGCTTTTTATGTCTTTTCCTGGTGATGAAAAAGAAAGCGGAGGATGCCTGGCTGCCGGACGCGGATTTTTCCATATCAATTCACATGGCGGTGCTGAACCTTGTCCTGCTTCACCATACTCTGATATTAATGTTAAAGATACATCAGTTTTGGATGCTTTGCAGTCAAACCTGTTTAAATCACTTAGAAGTAATGGTCTTTTAATGGATCATCATGAAGGTGGTTGTGTATTGTTTGAACATGAAAAAGAAGTTAAAAAATTATTAAAAAAATAA
- a CDS encoding DUF4013 domain-containing protein: protein MSLIEIIKNSIKYPLNDYTKFLIVGIISLIAGLTIVLPQFQVTDTIILSIAGIISLIFALILGGYSLDVIKKGIEDSDEIPDFNIVENIVNGIKSVIVSIVYLIIPTIILIALAVVTGAIGASLDNILASLGILAIVAIIIYILFGILEIVGLARLAKTGSISEALSFGEVFADAKSIGIINIIAFIILVAIIIFIIALIGGIISLIPYIGFIIATILVGGFSVLFYGKALGLLYSQV, encoded by the coding sequence ATGAGTTTAATAGAAATAATCAAAAATTCAATCAAATACCCGTTAAATGACTATACAAAATTCTTAATTGTTGGAATAATATCCTTAATAGCAGGCTTAACAATAGTTTTACCGCAATTCCAAGTAACTGATACAATAATATTATCAATTGCAGGAATTATATCATTAATTTTTGCATTGATTCTTGGAGGTTACTCATTAGATGTAATTAAAAAAGGAATTGAGGATTCTGATGAAATACCTGATTTCAATATTGTAGAAAATATTGTAAATGGAATTAAATCAGTGATAGTGAGCATTGTATACTTAATTATTCCAACAATTATCCTAATAGCATTAGCAGTGGTAACCGGTGCAATCGGAGCAAGTTTAGACAATATTTTAGCATCTCTTGGCATACTAGCAATAGTTGCAATAATCATATATATCCTATTCGGAATTTTAGAAATTGTAGGATTAGCAAGATTAGCAAAAACAGGAAGCATTTCAGAAGCATTAAGCTTTGGTGAAGTGTTTGCAGATGCAAAATCCATCGGAATAATTAACATAATTGCATTCATCATTCTTGTTGCAATAATCATATTTATTATAGCATTAATAGGTGGAATAATCTCATTAATTCCATATATCGGTTTTATAATTGCTACAATTTTAGTTGGTGGATTTTCAGTATTATTCTACGGTAAAGCATTAGGTTTATTATACTCCCAAGTATAA
- the surE gene encoding 5'/3'-nucleotidase SurE yields the protein MNILISNDDGVDAPGILAAKQAVDDLANVYVVAPDENNSSVGRRLTLFKHLNIKSYKLEDGSQAYSVSGSPADSVVVGAKYVMDEKPDLVISGINQGVNISCDITSSGTVCAALEAVSLGIPAIAVSLFIDPKTAYKQDENGEWYVEYDFELAKKVLHDIVLKIIEEGFPENVDLFNLNVPTNYESEEVKITHLSHKMLDKKVIDKYDEDKAEIFNYPLDENQPSDDLIMIVSDLVKEYDEGSDGYALFVEKCPSLTPLNINMTNQDLNDW from the coding sequence ATGAATATTCTAATATCAAACGACGATGGAGTTGACGCACCGGGAATACTAGCTGCAAAACAGGCCGTAGATGATTTGGCAAATGTATATGTAGTGGCACCAGATGAAAACAATAGCAGTGTTGGTCGCAGGTTAACCTTATTCAAGCATTTAAATATCAAATCATACAAGCTAGAAGATGGAAGTCAGGCATATTCCGTATCAGGAAGCCCTGCAGATTCAGTAGTGGTAGGGGCAAAATATGTAATGGATGAAAAACCTGACTTGGTCATATCAGGAATAAATCAGGGCGTAAACATTAGCTGTGATATAACCTCATCAGGAACAGTATGTGCGGCACTTGAAGCAGTCAGTCTGGGCATACCTGCAATTGCCGTTTCATTATTCATAGATCCAAAAACAGCATATAAACAGGATGAAAATGGAGAATGGTATGTGGAATATGACTTTGAATTGGCAAAAAAGGTATTGCATGATATTGTTTTAAAAATCATTGAGGAAGGATTTCCTGAAAATGTGGACTTATTCAATCTAAATGTTCCAACCAATTATGAATCAGAAGAGGTTAAAATAACTCACTTATCCCATAAAATGCTTGATAAGAAAGTTATAGACAAATATGATGAGGATAAAGCTGAAATATTCAATTATCCATTGGATGAAAACCAGCCAAGCGATGATTTGATAATGATTGTCTCGGATCTTGTTAAGGAATATGATGAAGGAAGCGACGGATATGCACTTTTTGTTGAAAAATGCCCGAGTCTTACTCCTTTAAATATAAATATGACCAATCAGGATTTGAATGATTGGTAA